From a single Toxoplasma gondii ME49 chromosome II, whole genome shotgun sequence genomic region:
- a CDS encoding hypothetical protein (encoded by transcript TGME49_297830), protein MSGFFGISTSAPPSQSLFSSSSVLSPTDEEKVKLSIPSLLSSSSLSSVRGSSLFPPSAPSSSSTSFAFSSPSSGLVLSSSPSSSVSHAQFPRSPGDQRSPFSVPSSSAASALSDSRQTTARARVKPTARPTSPVPFSSLFWVTDDAASPILERIDSFFEARDAAEQDRDPPRRPDNTRAASASGFPTSALSHADIRDRVSRNILKHRGRDLERRSGSAQGASRSLLPVQLSCASCGPDASRGDGIPAPSGFSFTIVRQWSSSVPARAPSSVVAIRVSPQPAEESSGTRDACGGSEPRSESAVACSYTALVSVLGYDVETQSPFSFICCNTSGSVLALLSDSACCVATLTPPLGLKEQAGGDRCGAGTAEISRPALRWLRDEDWEEEEEELEGEAVVQVRGLLLLDELQRNLELPGADDSTQGPSPRRTMVACCFHPFSETALVLLSHEEVAVPHTDGVQSCEARGEAGEDKRAILRLFDVAVSTEQPETEISVPFFPDGISGDTSSELSPAPQLSRGQTGGEEQRPRVLPVNFALGCSSEALELWPALSVFLLFPVSLEGATDAPGCLCFCPFLPRRVPTLPAPLALALREATTQARLLERRCGASGPADQRDDEDGGRDDAGDTCVLEPHTRAWLIQREAERVLCEELSAAASSPVSAGLESRERQSSDAVSKEQNARPARRVPVPQWVALRNGENKGEEKRDEKKELRGLVEERRGGSEENEDEGEGRLCAVQLFATNPLTMLLTATVTGALSVWASAEEIAPRMHVACSGEQSEEDQGLKQEGRSSGHSGTQQAAETAKPLQFFLLQKTYFCRPRTNSKDPRSSASSPSSSLSSSSLVCTEGLSESFVGSVCGRLSLLALPPSLTASAVPAAFVFDACRVSLVECHYLSASSAGSASSPGEDARNSRYRSRPCLSLHAVLAGRKAEGSWRGDGGEAGEALERPLLCSLSLRRRSRGSELAPVEASSHLALVGSCLSDSSLSVFSLDVSPLLFGWGDGAADVASAPEPTGCGGTVSFALPKRSGAKHQLEEAAHMLRQHHTHVEQVREKIRFAASAAKKASASGRTTDMRQATAAAAEFASSLVSTLQFADENLLQSLRHSERRLRSSTTANLARCTETLETQVKEMWATHECQVLRQKEDERRLEKVKKNMAILESLCVEAGRLLRERDESLRLRELEEAWTKLERDISRLPAALLERSRLSGSQCGREDEADVTRSSEEGLVYGGAGCRAAAKGERVEKLRGVFPDEGESEVEDEEQKVATRLLRVVEAGGKQLSMLHERQATLESLMQKVSL, encoded by the exons ATGTCAGGCTTCTTCGGCATTTCCACTTCTGCGCCGCCGTcgcagtctctcttctccagttcaTCGGTCCTCTCTCCTaccgacgaggagaaagtcAAGCTCTCcatcccttctctcttgtcttcgtcttctctctcctctgttcgtggatcttctctctttcctccctccgctccatcctcttcgtccacctcttttgctttttcctctccttcttctggcttggttttgtcttcttcgccctcgtcGAGTGTGAGTCACGCGCAGTTCCCCAGGTCTCCGGGAGACCAGCGTTCTCCGTTCTCGGtcccgtcgtcttctgctgcctctgctcTATCGGATTCAAGGCAGACGACCGCGCGAGCGCGAGTCAAGCCCACCGCTCGGCCGACCTCTCCcgttccgttttcttctcttttctgggTGACTGACGATGCAGCCTCGCCGATCCTGGAGCGCATTGACTCCTTCttcgaggcgagagacgccgcagaacaagacagagaccCCCCCAGAAGACCCGACAACACAcgcgccgcctctgcctcaGGCTTCCCGACCTCTGCGCTTTCTCACGCCGACATCCGCGACCGGGTGTCGAGAAACATCCTCAaacacagaggcagagatcTGGAACGGCGAAGCGGCTCGGCACAGGGCGCCTCTCGAAGCCTGCTGCCAGTGCAACTGAGCTGCGCCTCCTGCGGCCCGGACGCGTCGCGAGGAGACGGCATTCCAGCGCCTTCAGGTTTCTCCTTCACCATCGTCAGGCAGTGGAGTTCGTCTGTGCCTGCGCGCGCGCCGAGCAGCGTCGTGGCCATTCGAGTTTCTCCACAGCCCGCGGAAGAGAGCTCCGGCACTCGCGACGCCTGCGGGGGTTCTGAACCCAGAAGCGAGAGCGCGGTAGCGTGTTCGTACACCGCCCTGGTGAGCGTTCTTGGCTACGACGTCGAAACGCAGAGTCCCTTCTCGTTCATCTGCTGCAACACCTCCGGTTCCgtcctcgcgctcctctcCGATTCCGCCTGCTGCGTCGCCACCCTCACGCCTCCACTCGGGCTGAAGGAACAggcgggaggagacaggtgtgGGGCGGGGACAGCGGAGATCTCTCGGCCCGCTCTGCGTTGGCTCCGAGACGAGGActgggaagaggaggaagaggaactggAGGGCGAGGCGGTGGTTCAAGTCCGCggacttcttctcctcgacgaGTTGCAGCGGAATCTGGAGCTTCCGGGCGCCGACGACTCCACACAGGGGCCTTCGCCCCGCAGGACCATGGTCGCATGTTGCTTCCACCCGTTTTCGGAGACAGCTCTGGTGCTTCTCAGTCATGAGGAGGTCGCTGTGCCCCACACAGACGGCGTGCAGTCTTGTGAGGCTCGCGGGGAAGCCGGCGAAGACAAGCGAGCAATCCTGAGGCTGTTCGACGTGGCTGTGAGCACCGAGCAGCCGGAGACGGAGATCAGTGTCCCCTTTTTCCCCGATGGTATCTCTGGAGACACTTCGTCTGAGCTGTCTCCTGCTCCGCAGCTCTCCCGGGGCCAGACCGGGGGAGAGGAGCAACGGCCTCGAGTTCTGCCTGTGAACTTCGCGCTGGGCTGTTCTTCCGAGGCCCTCGAGCTGTGGCCggcgctctctgtcttcctcctctttccgGTGTCCCTGGAGGGTGCCACAGATGCGCCggggtgtctctgcttctgtcccTTCCTCCCGCGCCGGGTGCCGACACTTCCCGCGCCCCTCGCCCTCGCCCTGCGggaggcgacgacgcaggcgcgtctcctcgagcGCCGCTGCGGCGCCTCTGGGCCTGCAGATCAGAGAGATGATGAAGATGGGGGGCGAGACGACGCTGGAGACACGTGTGTGCTCGAACCCCACACGCGCGCCTGGCTCATTCAGCGGGAAGCCGAGCGCGTCCTCTGCGAGGAGTTGAGCGCAGCCGCGTCATCTCCTGTGTCAGCAGGTCTCGAGTCTCGGGAGCGACAGTCCAGCGACGCGGTCAGCAAGGAGCAGAACGCGAGACCCGCGAGACGCGTCCCCGTCCCTCAGTGGGTCGCActgaggaacggagagaacaagggtgaggagaaacgagatgagaagaaagaactgaGAGGTTTGGTcgaggaacgaagaggaggatcagaggagaacgaggacgaAGGTGAAGGTCGGCTTTGTGCAGTGCAGCTCTTCGCGACGAATCCCCTGACGATGCTGCTGACAGCGACGGTGACAGGCGCCCTTAGTGTTTGGGCATCTGCAGAAGAGATCGCGCCTCGCATGCACGTGGCGTGCTCTGGAgagcagagcgaggaagaccaGGGGTTGAAGCAAGAAGGGAGGAGCTCGGGACACAGTGGAACGCAGCAAGCTGCTGAAACAGCGAAACCACTCcagttcttcctcctccaaAAAACATACTTCTGTCGCCCACGCACGAATTCCAAAGACCCTCGTTCCTCCGCGTCTtcaccttcctcttctctctcctcttcttctcttgtctgtACAGAGGGTCTCAGTGAGAGTTTTGTGGGGTCCGTGTGTGGGCGTCTGAGTCTGTTGGCTTTGCCGCCTTCGCTGACTGCGTCTGCAGTGCCTGCGGCTTTCGTCTTCGACGCCTGTCGGGTGTCTCTCGTCGAGTGTCACTACCTGTCGGCTTCGAGCGCGGGgtccgcgtcttcgcctggagaagacgcaaggAACTCGCGCTACAGGAGTCGGCCGTGTCTGTCGCTGCACGCGGTGCTCGCGGGGAGGAAGGCGGAAGGGTCGTGGCGGGGCGATGGAGGAGAAGCTGGCGAGGCTCTCGAGCGCCCTCTGCTgtgctctctgtcgctgcgaCGTCGGAGCCGAGGCAGCGAACTCGCGCCTGTTGAGGCCTCCTCTCATCTCGCGCTTGTGGGGTCTTGTCTCtcggattcttctctctctgtgttttccctGGACGTGTCTCCGCTACTGTTTGGATGGGGAGACGGCGCCGCGGACGTCGCGAGCGCGCCGGAGCCGACGGGCTGCGGAgggactgtctcctttgctctGCCCAAGAGAAGCGGCGCGAAGCATCAGCTGGAGGAGGCCGCCCATATGCTCAGGCAACACCACACGCATGTGGAGCAAGTACGAGAGAAGATTCGTTTCGCTGCGAGTGCCGCGAAAAAGGCTTCCGCGAGTGGAAGGACTACGGACATGCGGCAAGCGACTGCAGCCGCAGCTGAG TTCGCCAGCTCTCTGGTGTCGACGCTCCagttcgcagacgagaatTTGCTGCAGTCATTGAGGCACTCAGAGCGACGCCTGCGGTCTTCGACGACGGCGAACCTCGCGCGGTGTACAGAAACTCTGGAGACGCAAGTGAAGGAAATGTGGGCGACGCACGAGTGTCAGGTGCTGCGCCAGAAGGAGGATGAACGGCGCCTcgaaaaagtgaaaaaaaACATG GCCATCTTGGAGAGTCTCTGCGTAGAAGCGGGGAGACTCCTTCGAGAGCGAGATGAGTCGCTGCGGCTCCGAGAGCTTGAAGAGGCCTGGACaaagctggagagagacatctCCAGGCTGCCGGCTGCTCTGCTTGAGCGCTCGCGTCTCAGTGGATCCCAGTGCGGTCGCGAGGACGAGGCAGACGTGACGAGGAGCTCAGAGGAAGGCCTTGTTTACGGAGGCGCCGGCTGCCGGGCGGCGGCCAAGGGAGAGAGGGTCGAAAAGCTGAGAGGTGTTTTTCCcgatgaaggagagagcgaggtggaggacgaagagcaaAAAG TGGCAACCAGACTGCTGAGAGTCGTCGAGGCCGGCGGAAAGCAACTGTCTATGCTTCACGAACGCCAAGCAACTCTGGAGTCGCTCATGCAGAAGGTTTCTCTCTAG